GAGGCGATGCCGGGTGATCGGCGGAAACGCCTTGTGGACGATGCGGTCGCCGATCGACGGGGTGCTGCTCATGACGGTCTCGCATTGCGCACCACGATGGTGCGCGAGGTATCGGCGACATGGACGCCGGCCTGGTTGGTGACCGCGGTCTCGACCACGATCAGCGTCATCGCGCCGCCCTTCTTGTCGGTCACGCTGGCGACGCGCGGCCGGAACGTCAGCGTATCGCCGACCACCACAGGAGCGTGATAATCGAAACGCTGCTCGCCGTGCAGCACCCGGGCCAGATCGATGCCGAGCGCGGTCAGGAACTCGAACGGATCGAGCGCATCCATCATCTCGAGACAGAACAGATAGGTCGGCGGCACCGGAGCCGCCGGCCCTTCCCGATAGACCGGGTTCTTCTCGCCGAGCGTGTCGAGGAAGAAGCGCAGGCGCCCCGGCTCGACGCGCGCGGTCACGGGCGTGAATTCACGCCCGATGGCAGATTGATCGACCATGGGTGACCTCAGGCGCGTTCGTAGAGCGTCACCACGCAGGCGCCGCCGAGACCGAGATTGTGCTGGAGCCCGAGCCGCGCGCCGTCCACTTGCGTCGCAGCTGCCGTGCCGCGCAGCTGCCGCGTCAGCTCGTAGCACTGCGCCAGGCCGGTGGCGCCGAGCGGATGACCCTTCGACAGCAGCCCGCCTGACGGGTTGGTGACGATCCTGCCGCCATAGGTGTTGTCGCCGTCGTCGATGAACTTCGCGGCCTCGCCCTCGCCGCACAGGCCGAGCCCCTCATAGGTGATCAGCTCGTTATGGGCGAAGCAGTCATGCAGCTCGACGACGTCGATATCTTTCGGTCCGATGCCGGCGGCTTCATAGACCTTCTTCGCGGCGTCGCGCGCCATGTCGTAGCCGACCACCTGCATCATGTCGTCGGCACCGAACGTCGACGGCGTGTCGGTCGTCATCGCCTGCGCGGCGATGCGAACGCTCTTGTTGAGGCCGTACTGGTCGGCGAACTTCTCCGAGACCAGGATCGCAGCGGCACCGCCGCAGGTCGGCGGGCACGCCATCAGCCGTGTCATCACGCCGGGCCAGATCACCTGGTCGTTCATCACGTCGTCAGCGGTGACCTCCTTGCGGAACAGCGCCAGCGGGTTGTTCTTGGCGTGACGGCTCGCCTTGGCCCGCACCTTGGCAAACGCGGACAGCGGCGTGCCGTATTTCTTCATGTGGCTGAGGCCGGCGCCGCCGAAATAGCGCAGCGCCAGCGGCACGCCGGGCGCGTCGACCAGCTTGTCCGCCGCGGCGTCGAAATCGTCGAACGCGCTGGGGCGATCGGTGAACACGGCGCCTAATGCGCCGGGCTTCATCTGCTCGAAGCCGAGCGCCATCACACAGTCGGCCGCACCCGACTCGATCGCCTGACGCGCCAGGAACAGCGCGGTCGAGCCGGTCGAGCAGTTGTTGTTGACGTTGACGATCGGGATGCCGGTCATGCCCACCGGATAGAGCGCGCGCTGCCCGCAGGTGGAGTCGCCATAGACATAACCGACATATGCCTGCTGGACCTTGCCGTAGTCGAGCCCGGCATCAGTCAGCGCGAGCTTCGCCGCCTCGGCGCCCATCACGTGATACGGCGCATTGGCGCCGGGCTTGACGAACGGGATCATGCCGACCCCGGCAACATAGGTGCGTGACGTCATCGCGTGTCCTCCCGGAAATTACCCACTGGACTATTTATTACCCATGGGTAATATACGGGCCATCTCCCGGAGTCAATGCGACAACAACCGACGCGATGGACGCCAGCTCTCCCTCCTCCAACAACGAGTCGCCCTGGCTGCCGTTCGAGAGCCGGCGCCGCGCCCGCGACGAGAAGCGCGAGGCGGTGCTGCGCACGGCGGTCGCGCTGTTCCTCGAACAGGGCTATCACCGCGCCACGCTGAACGAGGTCGCCAAGCGGCTCAACATCACCAAGCCTGCGCTCTACAACTACTTCCGCGGCAAGGACGAGATTCTCTACGAGTGCTGGTCGCTCGGCAACGAGCTGGTCGACGAATGCATCGCCGAAACCAGCGCCGGCGGCGGCAGCGGGCTTGCCAAGCTGCGCAAGCTGATCGTCCGC
This Bradyrhizobium sp. CCBAU 53421 DNA region includes the following protein-coding sequences:
- a CDS encoding MaoC family dehydratase N-terminal domain-containing protein; the encoded protein is MVDQSAIGREFTPVTARVEPGRLRFFLDTLGEKNPVYREGPAAPVPPTYLFCLEMMDALDPFEFLTALGIDLARVLHGEQRFDYHAPVVVGDTLTFRPRVASVTDKKGGAMTLIVVETAVTNQAGVHVADTSRTIVVRNARPS
- a CDS encoding lipid-transfer protein; translated protein: MTSRTYVAGVGMIPFVKPGANAPYHVMGAEAAKLALTDAGLDYGKVQQAYVGYVYGDSTCGQRALYPVGMTGIPIVNVNNNCSTGSTALFLARQAIESGAADCVMALGFEQMKPGALGAVFTDRPSAFDDFDAAADKLVDAPGVPLALRYFGGAGLSHMKKYGTPLSAFAKVRAKASRHAKNNPLALFRKEVTADDVMNDQVIWPGVMTRLMACPPTCGGAAAILVSEKFADQYGLNKSVRIAAQAMTTDTPSTFGADDMMQVVGYDMARDAAKKVYEAAGIGPKDIDVVELHDCFAHNELITYEGLGLCGEGEAAKFIDDGDNTYGGRIVTNPSGGLLSKGHPLGATGLAQCYELTRQLRGTAAATQVDGARLGLQHNLGLGGACVVTLYERA